One window of the Salvia miltiorrhiza cultivar Shanhuang (shh) chromosome 6, IMPLAD_Smil_shh, whole genome shotgun sequence genome contains the following:
- the LOC130989535 gene encoding uncharacterized protein LOC130989535 translates to MAILPTPLHITRSDFVHPNPYLVSVPSKPTRSCARRPFVVTFSYKPRNEITGNDKKREFLEQYGLNPDEFLPKPSRKVKRRGEQRNPEARNNTPLQEPKPPRETHKLLQVLGGTARRKKLLSPKSMDVRPMMEVVKGAAFSILQAAGGSPQSLRPGRWLDLYSGTGSVGIEAISRGCSEAHFVEMDPWVISDVLKPNLESTGFLEASVIHTARVETFLENAQRYLGKEAAFDYISVTPPYMLVDYTVLMDQVSNSSVVGENTFIVVEYPLRTDMLDSCACLVKIADRRFGRTHLAIYGPQWAQKKSKLET, encoded by the exons ATGGCGATTTTGCCAACGCCATTGCACATTACAAGAAGTGATTTTGTCCATCCCAATCCCTATCTCGTCAGCGTGCCGTCGAAGCCCACACGCAGCTGCGCTCGCCGTCCGTTTGTTGTCACCTTTTCTTACA AACCCAGGAACGAAATTACTGGTAATGACAAGAAAAGGGAGTTCCTTGAGCAGTACGGTCTTAATCCCGATGAGTTCTTACCTAAACCATCTCGGAAG GTAAAGAGGAGAGGAGAGCAACGAAATCCAGAAGCGAGAAACAATACACCACTGCAGGAGCCAAAGCCGCCGCGAGAGACACACAAACTGCTTCAG GTACTTGGAGGTACGGCTCGGAGGAAAAAGTTACTCTCACCGAAGAGTATGGACGTGCGGCCTATGATGGAAGTTGTAAAAGGAGCAGCTTTTTCAATTTTACAG GCAGCGGGTGGCTCGCCTCAGTCTCTGAGGCCCGGGCGCTGGTTAGACTTGTACAGCGGCACAGGATCCGTTGGTATTGAAGCTATCAGTAGAGGATGTTCTGAG GCTCACTTTGTGGAGATGGATCCTTGGGTTATCTCGGATGTGCTAAAGCCTAACTTGGAGTCAACTGGATTCCTTGAGGCTTCGGTTATACATACTGCCCGTGTTGAAACCTTCTTGGAAAATGCACAAAGATATCTAG GGAAAGAGGCGGCGTTTGATTATATAAGTGTTACTCCTCCATACATGCTTGTAGATTACACAGTTCTGATGGATCAGGTTTCTAATTCATCGGTGGTTGGGGAGAATACATTTATA GTAGTTGAGTACCCTTTGAGAACTGACATGCTGGATTCGTGTGCGTGCTTGGTAAAG ATAGCTGATCGGCGGTTTGGCAGGACACATTTAGCAATATACGGACCGCAGTGGGCCCAAAAGAAGAGTAAACTGGAGACATGA